The Ignavibacteria bacterium sequence GTCAATTGAACCGTTGTCTTTATTATATTTTACAGCATTGCTTAGTATGTTTGTAAAGAGCCTGTTAATTTCATTCTGGTCAGCCTTGAGTTTGGTTCCCGGAGAATCGATGTGAAAGTTGACGGTAATTTTTTTCTTGTGGAGTTCAAGTTCGAGGAATTCGATAATGGATCTGACAGTCTGACTGATTTCAAGCTCTTTAATTTCGCGCTGTGTTTTCTTGAGTTCCATTCTGGAAATATCCAGCAGGTCGTTTACCATTACAACCAGGTTCTGCAGCCTTGTGTAGGATCTTTCAAGGAAGTCCTTCTGCTGCTCTGGTGAAACGTTAACTTCGTTGTCCAGAATTATCTTAAGAAAACCAATTACGGCTGCAATGGGCGTTTTCAGCTCATGCGCCACCATGGAAACGAACTGTGACTTTATGGCTTCAACCTTAACGGATTCCGTTATATTTCTTATTACTGTAACAACGCCTGCCAGCGATCCGTCCGCATGCGGAACAGGTGAGCAGGTGGCCTCAATAACCAGCTCTTTGTTAGGTTTGAGCTCAATCTGTGTAGAATATGAATTCGGGATGTAGGTTTCGGAATCAATGAATTTTTTGATGATCTGTGTAATTTCATCAGGAAGGATTTCGAGGATTACATCCCCGATAAATATTTCATGAAGATCCAGGTACTTCAGGGCACTGGAATTATAGAGTACCAGTTCACCGGTCTTGTTTACTACCAGCGCTCCCTCGGTAATTGAATCAATTATGGTTTTTAATCTTGTCTTCTCATAGGCTATCTCCAGGAGCCTCTCCTCCCTCTCTTTTCTCAGCCTTTCGGCCTCCAGTATTAAGAGGCGCTTCTCATAGCCTTTCCTGAGCTGGAGAAGGAGTTCGTCCGGAGTAAACGGTTTGGGAATGTAGCTGTAAGCACCCAGCTTTGTGGACTCAATTGCAGTGTCATAACTTGCATATGCAGTTGCAATAAAGCATACAGTATTCGGATTTGCCTTACGGATCTCCTTGAGCACCTGGATGCCGTCAATATCAGGCATCCTGAGGTCAATGATAGCCAGATCAAACTCGTTCATCTTGGCCAGGCGGATCCCTTCGGTTCCGTTTTCCGCAGCCTCGGCATAAAAGCCTTCGCTTTCCAAAAGACGCTTTGTGCCGAGCCTGAGTCCCCTTTCATCATCCACAATCAGGACATGTGGTTTATGGTTTTCCACTTGTTTTCCCTTTTTTTATTTTAGGAACATATTTCAGAACAGATGATGAATTTAAAGCCAGATACTTATCCCGGATAAATTTACGAATAATAATTGATATACATTATATAAAAATCAGGCCACAGTTTCAAAGAAATGCTCCAGTTTTTTAAGGAGCTCTTCAAAAACTATAGGCTTGTTGAGCACTGCATCGCACTTTATCCATTCCTTCTCCTCGCTTGTAGAGGAGCCGAATTTATAGCCCGTAAGGTACGTTGCGCTTGTAAGAAGAAATACGGGAATATTTTTTCCGTAGGGATCTCTTTTTATCCTATGGCAAAGAATGAAACCCGAATCGTGCTCTTCCATGATAAGGTCTAAAATTGCGGCATCAGGCTTTTCTTTCTTAAACTCGTTCCAGCCATCTTCCACGTTTTCAGCTGTAATAATTTCATAGCCTTTGGATTTCAGCAAGATCGTATGCTGTTCAAGAAGATCAATATCGTCATCAACCAGAAGAATTTTTTTTACTTTTTCGTGAACTGACATTTATTCAACTCCTTAGTTCATAATAGTTTGATTGTTAAGATGAGAAGGAAGCTTCAGCGTGAATGTAGTCCCCTCACCCAGTTTACTTTGAACCCCAATGTCTCCTCTGTGCATTTTTATGATGCCATAGGTTATTGCCAGGCCGAGGCCTGTGCCCTTTCCCATTTTCTTTGTAGTAAAGAAAGGGGTAAACAGCTTACTTAAATTTTCTTTTGGTATGCCGCAGCCCGTATCCTTAAATTCCACGACGAGATATTCCTCCTGCCTCAATACCCTTACAGATACATTCTTATCTTTCTTGTCCTCAAAAGATTCAAATGCGTTGTTCAGGACGTTAAGGAACACTTCCTTAATCTGGTCGGCATCGGCTTCAATAACCGGTTCTTCAGCCGTATTTTCCAGGACTATCTTTACGTCCTTATAGACCGGATTAATGGAAAAAGCCTTCATGATCTTGGATAAAAGCTCCCAGATATTGATTTTCGAAAGTTTCAGCTTCCCCTGACGCGCAAAGTTCAGAAGATTAGCTACAATATACTTGCAGCGGTTGGTCTCATCGATTATCATGTTGAGATCTTCCGTGTACTGATTGCAGCCCGAGACCTTCGACCATTCATTCCTGAGCATGGATGAATAGAGTAAAATTGTGCCCAGAGGGTTATTTATCTCGTGCGCCACACCCGCGGCAAGCTGCCCGATTGAGGCCAGCTTTTCTGCCGAGTGGAGCTGCTCCTGCGTATTTTTCAGCTCATCATAGGCTTTTTCAAGCTTGTCAATTAAATACGGCAGGCACATTTCATCCTCAGCCAGACCCTTTGCAATTGCAACGGCATACTCACGGCATGAAACATAGCCGCAAGCCGTGCAGTTGAGCTCATCCTGCTTTTCAAATTTATTAGAACGGGCCAGTATTTCCTTTATCTTCTCTTCAGAAGGCATCGGCTTTCTCTGGTTTTTCGAAGAGAAATTCCTCCTGAAACTGATATTCCGGCTGTTGAAAATGTTGCTTTTCCACAAATGCTTGTCAACGTTGTTGATCTTTTCTTCGCAATACTTAATGACCTTTTCCCTTTTTGAGTAGTAATTAAGGTCACTGTCAATAGCCGGGCCGCTGATGCACCCCTCGCAGAAAAGTATGTCAACAAATTTCGAATTAATGTTTCCCTGCGCTATCTCGTTGAGTATTTCAAGCACTTTGTCCTTGCCTTCAACAACAATGGTCTCTTTGGCAAGAATGTCGTTCGAAATAGAAGCCGTCTTCAGGAGTCCGCCCGCAAGAGGGAAAACCTTTCCCATATGTGAGTGCGGCGGGTCAAAATCGTCATCCGGAAGGCCGGAAAGCTCAATTTTCTTGTTCCTGAAGATTTCCTTCAGCTCTGTAAAGGTAAGAACGGCATCAATTGCGCCTGACACCTCGTCGTCTATATACTCGCTTTTTTTTGCAACACAGGGCCCTATAAAGACAACCTTAATGTCTTTTCCCAGGTTGGCCTTCAGGTATCTTCCCATTGCTATCATGGGAGAGACGATTGTAGCCAGGTTCGGCACCAGCTCTTCACGATATTTTTCAATATAGTTATAAACAGCCGGGCACGACGAACTGATTATCGTCTTGCCATTAAAGGATTCCATTTCCCGGGAATAAAGCTGCCCTATCAGATCAGCCCCGAATGCGGTCTCTGCAACCGTCTTAAAACCCAGAAGACGAAGTGCAGCAGGCAGCTTTGTATAGCTTTCGGGAAAAGAGGCGGCAAACGACGGAGCAATTATGGCGACGGCCTTACCTGTGGTAAGTATATCCTCAAGTATAACCTCAATGTCGCTTTTTATCTGCTTTGCCTGCTGTGAGCAGACTTTCAGACAATGCCCGCAGCTGATGCACCTGTCCCCGATGACCACAGCCTGACCATTGACAACCCGGATAGCAATAGCAGGGCATTCTCTGATACAAGAGTAACATCTTTTGCATTTCTGCCCTATTGTGCTTACAATACTTTTGCCCATTGCTCTCGGATTCTACCTGGTTATGCAAACAATATAAAGCTGAACTTAAAAACTACCTGCTGTACCTTTTAACCGACACTGTTCTTTAGGAGTTCTTTTCTGTCGGTATACGTAGTATGCAGAATTTCATGCGATTTATGGCTGTTCGGCTCCTTGAAAAACTCCTTATAGATGGTTTTTACCGCCTCGTTATCATGGCTCCTGCGGCAGGCCATCTCTGCATCTATTTCATAGAGAGCTTTAATTCTCTTTTGTACCTTTTCAGGCTTGTTGTGTATCGGCTGTCCCCCGCCGTTTATGCAGCCGCCGGGGCAGGCCATAACTTCAATGAAATCGTATTTTGACGTGCCATTCTGAATTTCGTCCAGAACAGGACCGACGTTTCCGATTCCATTGACAACAGCAATATGTAATTCCATACTATCGATCTTTACGGAAGTTTCTTTAATGCCCTTGAGTCCGCGTATGTCTTCAAACTCAAGCTTTTCAAGCTCGTTTCCGGTAAGTATGTGGTATGCTGTTCTAAGGGCCGCTTCCATTACGCCGCCTGAGGTTCCGAAGATTACGGCAGCGCCGGTTGACTCCCCTAGCGGGTTGTCGAATTTGTCTTCGGGAAGATCGCTGAAATCGATTCCGGCCATTTTGAAATACCTGACTAGTTCGCGTGTTGTCAGAACTGCATCTACGTCCTGCATCAGGACTTCAGAGAGTTCCGGGCGGTCAGATTCAAATTTCTTAACCGTGCAGGGCATGATGGAAACAACAAATATATCCTTCGGGTCAAGCCCCATCTTCTTTGCATAATAGGTCTTTGTTATGGCGCCAAGCATTTCATGAGGCGACTTGCAGGTTGAAATGTGTTCAAGCATTTCAGGCCTGTTCTGCTCAATGTATTTAATCCAGCCCGGGCAGCAGCTTGTAAACATCGGGAGCTTCTTATTATTCTTGATCCTGTTGACCAGCTCCGTCCCCTCTTCCATAATTGTAAGGTCTGCGGCAAAGTTTGTGTCAAAGACCTTGTCGAAGCCGAGGCGTTTTAAGCCCGTAACCAGCTGTCCGGTAACGTTTGTGCCCATAGGGAGGTTGTATTCCTCACCCAGTGAAGCACGCACTGCAGGAGCAACCTGAGCGATGGTAAATTTTTTCTTGTCGTTCAGAGCGTATGCCACTTCTTTAAGAGCGCTTCTTTCCCTCAATGCTGCCGTAGGGCAGACGAGTATGCATTGCCCGCAGAGTATGCATTCGCTGACATTGATCCCTTTGTTGTACGGGGTCGTAACTATGCTTGAAAATCCCCTGTTTGTAAAGTCAATTGCACCTACTTTCTGAATCTCATTGCACACACGGACGCACCTGCCGCAGAGTATGCACTTGGCAGGATCCCTTTCAATTGAAGGGCTTGAAACGTCGATAGCATGTTTTTTGGTTTCTCCTGCGTAGCGGTGTTCTCTTACGCCGTACTGTTCGGAGAGGTCCTGCAGCTCGCAGTTCTTGTTGCGGACGCAGACGAGGCAATCCTGCGGATGATTTTCAACGAGCAGTTCCACAATGGTTTTTCTTGCGCGCCTTACCCTCGGGGAATTTGTTTCAACCACCATTCCCTCATAGACCGGATAAGCACAGCTTGGGATGAGTCCCCTCTGCCCTTCGACTTCCACAACGCACATACGGCAGGCTCCTGTGGGAGTCAGATTCTTCAGATGGCATAAAGTAGGCACATGTATTCCCACAGATTTTGCAGCATCAAGAATTGTCATTCCTTCTTCTGCATTAACTTTAATACTATTTATGGTTAACTGAACCATTAGAATCTCCTACTATTTCGATTTAATCGGAAAAAATTAGTTTATCTCAATAGCCTTAAAACGGCAGCTTTCGAAACACATGCCGCACTGAATGCATTTATCCTGAATAATGTAGTGTGCCTGCCCCTTCTCTCCGGCAATGGCTTCATTTGGACATTTCTTCAGGCAAAGCCCGCAGCCCGAGCAGATGCTGTTGTCTATGGTAAATGTCAAAAGCTCCTTGCAGACTCCTGCAGGGCATTTCCTGTCGTAGAGATGAGCTTCGTATTCTTCCTTAAAGTACCTTAAGCCTGAAAGGACCGGGTTTGGAGCCGTCTGCCCGAGGCCGCAAAGAGAGGTATCTTTTATCACGTCGGCCAGGCGCTGCAGGTGAACAACCCCCTTGAACCTTTGCAGCTGGTCCAGTTTGTCCTTTGTATTCTTGTAGCTCCTTGGAATTCTTTCAATTATTTCGAGCATGCGCTTTGTTCCTTCGCGGCACGGCACGCATTTTCCGCAGGATTCGTTCTGTATAAATGAGAGGAAGAATCTTGCTATGTCAACCATACAGGTATCTTCATCCATTACTACAAATCCGCCTGAACCCATCATGGCACCTACGGTTTTGAGAGATTCATAGTCAACCTGTGTCTTAATGACGCTGTCAGGAAGGCATCCGCCCGAAGGGCCTCCTATCTGAACAGCCTTAAAGAGCTTGTTGTTTGGAATTCCGCCCCCGATCTTGAAGACCACGTCTTCAAGCGTAACTCCCATAGGCACTTCAACGAGGCCCGAGTTCTTGATTTTGCCGGAAAGCGCAAATACTTTTGTTCCCTTGCTCGATTGCGTACCGATTGAGGAGAACCAGCCTGAGCCTCTGGCTATTACGGCAGGCACGTTGGCAAAGGTTTCAACGTTATTTATGATGGTCGGCTTACCCCAGAGCCCTGAATTAGCCGGGTAAGGGGGTCTGGGCTTCGGCATTCCGCGCTTGCCTTCAATTGAGGCAATAAGTGCCGTTTCCTCGCCGCAGACAAAAGCTCCGGCACCTTTTTTAACTTTCAGGTCAAAGCTGAAATTGCTGCCAAGTATGTTCTTACCAAGCAGTCCGTATTTCCTGCACTCTTTAATTGAGTTTTCCAGCCTTTCAATTGCAAGCGGATATTCTGCACGGCAGTATATATAGCCGTTGGTGGCTTCAATTGCATAGGCAGCAATGAGCATTCCTTCAATTATCCTGTAGGGATCGCTTTCCAGGACTGAGCGGTCCATGAATGCACCCGGATCGCCTTCATCAGCGTTGCAGATGATGTACTTTACGTCGCTCTTATTCTTAAGGGCGAGTTCCCACTTCTTTCCTGTAGGAAATCCGCCGCCGCCGCGTCCCCTTAGTCCACTGGCCAGGACTTCCTTTACAACGCCTTCTGGTTTCATGAGGCGCAGGACTTTGTCAAATCCTTTGAAGCCTCCTACACTTAAGTAGGCGTCAATTGATACAGGATCGATAATTCCGCAGTTTTCAAGTACAACTTTAAGCTGATGCTTGAAAAACGGGTCTTCGTTGATGTTTGGGACTTCAGGAGTGGATTTTCCGTGGGTTCCTAAGAGTTTTTCCTTGAAAACTCCTTTTTCCACTATTGTCCTTTGTATGAGCTTTGGGACAATTTTAGGGACAATTTCGCAGTACGAAATTCTGTCCTGTCCGGGGAGTTTAATGTCTACAATTACTTCTTTCGCACAGTAGCCTATACAGCCTGTAGCTACGATGCGGGCATTGATATTAAGTCTTTTTAATTCATTTACGATAGCCTCTTCAACTTTTTTCGCCCCTGATGCCAGTCCGCAGGTACCCATTCCAATAAAAATTACAGGAAGGTCGTGCTCCTTAAAGGTCAATTGTTTGTTCAGGCTGATGAACTTTTCCTGACATTCGGAATTATGGTGGCAAAGGGGGCCTTCGGTGCAGCATGTAACAAATTGGCTGCACGGTTTTTCTAAGCTGTGCCAGCATTCATCACAGCATTTATCCAGAAAGGTTTTCATTGTTCGCTCGTAATTTGTTCTTCAATTTTTTCTGATGAGACTTCTGAAGCAGTATATTTTTTCAGGATTCTCGGGATGTCCTTTACGGTTGCTCTGCCGTAATAGTCATCATTTACAACAATAACAGGAGCAATACTGCATGCTCCGATACAAGCTACAACTTCCAAAGTAAAATTCTTATCTCTTGTGGTCTCCCCTGCCTTGCAGTTCAAGGCTGTTTCCAAAGCAAATAACAGGTTTGCTGAACCTTTCACGTGGCATGCTGTTCCCCTGCATACTCTTATGATGTTTTTCCCAAGGGGTTTTAATCTGAACTGGTTGTAAAAGGTAGCAACTCCATAGATCCTGCTCAGGGGCATATCAAGAAATTCGCTAATATCCATCAGAGCTGATTCGGGTAGGTAACCATATATATTCTGCACCTCTTGCAGCAAGGATATTAAATTGCTTTTATCTTTGGGAGGATAATTGGAGAAAATGTTTGAATGCATCTTAATACCTATGTTTGGTTTGCTATGACTTTTGCAATTAATGTGCCATTTTTCGCCCCCTCATTTTTAGCTCAAAATGGGCACATATGAGTTTTTATGACGGATACTTATTGTGAATTTTTCTAACAATAACTATTATTTTCCTAACAATAAGAAAAGGAAAAAGTACAATAAAATTGGACCTCTGGTGCAATTTGGGCGGATAATCTTGATTTTATGTGGAAAAAGAAATGAGAAGCCCTGAATGCCGCCAATGGGGCATTCAGGGCCCTTTATTTTAGAATTGCTCAGGACCGGAGAAGGTTACTAGCCGATCGCATTGTTTTTTGCCGCAGATTCTTCTGCAAGTTTCTTCTTGTAATTCTTTACTTTCTCAAGCAGGCCCTTGTCCTCCACTGCCAGGATCTGTATGGCAAGAAGAGCCGCGTTTTTCGCTCCCCCGATAGCTACCGTAGCTACAGGAATGCCTGAAGGCATCTGAACGATGGACAGCAGTGAGTCCAACCCGTTTAAGGATTTACTTAAAATAGGAACTCCTATTACCGGCAGCGGAGTGTATGCCGCGGTTACACCCGGAAGATGTGCTGCCCCTCCGGCGCCTGCAATAATTACCTTAATACCCCTGTTTATGGCCTCTGTAGCATATTCTGCCAGCATGTGAGGTGTACGGTGTGCCGATATGATCTTAAGCTCGAACATGACGCCGAACTGATCGCAGACACTGGCGGCTTCTTTCATTACGGGCAGATCGGAATCGCTTCCCATTATTATAGCTATTTGCGGACTGAAATTTTCCATGTTTTTTCCTGAAATTGTTGCTTTCAAAAGATACATTCAATTTAAGAAAGATTCAATTTTCTCCTATTGCACTTTAGCCAGCAAAAGAAAAAAACAGGACAAAAAAAAAGGAATACCCGGCAGGGGGTATTCCATTTTATTAAAAATTATGCGCCTTATTTTTCAGTAATTGAACCGATGCCTGAAACGCTTCTTCTCACATTCTTGGGGTTTCCGTAGTAATCCAGGCTTCCCACACCCGATATGTCGGCTCTTAATTCCTTAGAGGCGTAAACCTCGGCCTTTGAAGCGCCGCTGATTTCCACATTGGCGTTATCTGCAAGAAGGTCACGGGCTTCCACTTTCACGGCACCCGAGAGGCTTAGCCTCAGCATGCCGGTTTTGCCCGAAAGATACATTTTCCCGGCACCGCTTGCATCGAGCTTAATCCTGTCGTTATTTACGTTTTCAACCGTTATGTTGCTTGCCCCGGAAGTTTCCACTTCATCAATATTAGAAGCCGTAATATTTACCTTTATCTTTTTCTTCGGGTTTATGCTCTTTGTATTATAAATATGCAAAGTATTTCCGCTGATTTCCGATTTTATTAGCGGCAGAATATTACTTTCAGCACTTATCGTCACACCCGGAGTAGAGCCGCAGGTGATATTTACCTCATATGCTCCACCAATATCAACCGCGTTAAAATCGCTCAAAGAGCGTGTTTCTTCCCTGCTTATGCCGCTTCCTCTTACACCGCCAAAGCCGTGGCAGTTGAATCCGAAACCGTGGCAGCCGGCAAAAACGAGAAATAATAATGCTGAAGCCAGTAAAACTCTTTTCATATGTCCTCCATGCTTAAAATCTTGACCCTTCTGGAAATTTAGACGCAGGAAGTTTCAGGAAGTTCTAAATTAAACATTTTTTTTTCATTTAGCCATGAATGGAGCCTGAGGAACAGTTCAATAACTTTTGGACTTCTTTCGATAGTAAAGTCCCGGTAAACCCGGTTTTTTTAAAGAAAAATATTATATATTTGCTGAACCATTTCAAGCAGCAGGCTTAAAGCCCGGCTCAGATCGCAAAAGGTCCAAAACGAAGTAATTCTTGAATTTAAGATAATATGAAAATTAAAGATATAAACGGCACAGGTTCCATTGACTTAAGAGAGCTCATAGCAACGGCATACGGGCACTTAAGGAACGGAAGATTTCAGGCGGCGCTTGAGACTTCAAGACAGGCCTACGAGGCAATGCCAAATGACAGCAGCGCAATTATCTGCCACGCCTGGGCGCTTCTGGAGAACGGCAGCCCCGCCAAGGCTCTTGAACTGGCAAACCTGGCTGTGGAATCTGACGAACACAGTTTTAATTCGCACCTCTACAGGGGCCTTTTCCTCAGCCGTATGAGTATTTACGAAGGAGCCTTAAGCGATCTTGACGTTGCAGTTAAAAACGAGGAATATCTCTTATCGATGGCTTACTTAAGCCGGGCAAGGAGCCTTGCCGGACTGGGAAGGTACTTTGAAGCCCTGGAGGAGATGGAAAAAGCCATACTGGTCTCGGGGGAGAATGTCCCGGATTTTAAGGAGCGCAAAAGATGGTACAGAATTGCAGCCGGATATAACGACCTCTTTGAAGAAAAGGCAGATGCCGGAATAGAGCAGCTTGAAGAGGCTGAAAAGGCGCTCAGCTTTGGCGAGAACTGGTTTACGCTTCTTATTGCAGGAAAGATCATTTCCAATAAATTATCAGGAAATGTTTCTGAAGAGATGCTCCAAAAGGCACAGATACTGGAACTGCGCGCGATGACTGCTCTTTTTCAATACCTCCCCGCCCTGCAGAAAGCAGAAAAATTAAAAGAAGGCCTCCGGGGAAATGTGGAATTTAAGGCCATTTATGTTGAGCTTTTAAGGCTCTGCAGTAAAAAGAATAATGATGATCCGGAAAGCCCTCTTCCGGCAGAAAAAGAGCGTGAGGATTCTCAAAACGCCAAAGAAAAGCCTTCTCCTGAAATTGAAGACAAAAATAACGGGGTTATAAGCCTCCGTAAAAGAATAGATTTTAAGAGCCACTCAAACCCCTTCGCGGAGTTCCTGGATGCTAAAATGTTCCCGTTCAGCTCCAACACAAGCGGAGAAATTAAAAGATACCTCGTACAGTTCAGCGCCCGGAATACATCCTTTATCGGAACGGAGCTTCTCCTAAGTAACCCGTTTTACCAGACGAGGGATTTCAGCCTTTCCGGCGAGGCTCTCTGGTACCTGAACGGAGAGGAAATAGGCCGGAACAGCTTCAGCGTCTTTATTGATAAGTCTTGGGAGGAGGCAACTTTCGTCCAGTACTGGGGGGCTGAGGTTCCGGGATACTGGGAAAAAGGACAGGCTAGAGTTGAAATCCTTATTGATGAACATAAGGTATGTGAACGCTGGTTTTTAATTTCCACAACTGAAATTGAGCAGTCGGCTGAAGCAAGATATCTGCCCGATGAAACTGAAACCCTGCCCGGGGAGCCTGATCCCGTCCCGGAGATAAGTCCCGTTAAAGTTAACCGGAACTACTCTTACCTTCCGCTTCCACAGGAGGAGGAGCCGCTTGAGGTTCTGCTCCAGAATCTTGATAGCCTTACGGGGTTAAATAAAGTTAAAGAAGCTCTGAGGGATTTTATCAGCTATCTTGAATTTCAGAATGAAAGGCAAAGGCTGGGCCTTAGCAGCAGCTCAAACTTTACGCTGCACTGTGTTTTTCAGGGAAACCCCGGTACAGGTAAAACAACTGTAGCCCGTATGCTGGGAAAGATTCTTAAGGCGATGGGTTTTCTTGAAAAAGGACACATCGTTGAAGTGGACAGGGCCGGCCTCGTGGGACAGTATATAGGCGAGACCGCCATAAAAACAGACAAGCTTGTATCGGAAGCCATGGGCGGCGTGCTTTTTATTGACGAGGCCTACAGCCTGGTTAAAAAGTCAGGCGGCGGGCAGGATTTCGGCCAGGAGGCAATTGACACACTCTTAAAAAGGATGGAGGACCATAAGGGTGAATTTGTGGTCATTGCAGCAGGTTATCCCGAGGAAATGCAGGCTTTCCTTAATTCCAACCCGGGACTAAAAAGCCGCTTTACACACAGCTTTGACTTTGAGGATTATTCACCCGAAGAACTTCTGGAGATATTTAAGGCAACAGCTTCTGCCGAGGAGTATACTCCAAGCGAAGAAGCCCTTGAAATGATAAAAAAAGAATTTACGCGCCTTTACAGGAAGCGCGACAAATCTTTCGGCAACGCCCGTTTGTCCGGCAGGTTCTTTAACGAATCCAAGCTTCAGCTGAGCAGAAGATTTACCAGGCTAAGCGACCAGGAAAAGTCAAAACAGGCTATGATGACGATTACTGAAGAAGACATAAAAGCGATCCTTTCAACAGAAAAGGAGAAAAATGTTTCAATCCCGATTGATGAAGAAGCTCTCAGCCGTGCTCTGGAAAAAATAAACAGCCTTTCAGGAATTGAATCCGTTAAAAAGGAGATCTCCGAGACCGTAAAGCTAGCCAGGTATCTGGCAAGCCAGGGAGAGGATCTGAATAAAAAGTTCTTATCGCACCTTGTTTTCCTTGGCAATCCCGGAACCGGAAAAACAACAGTAGCCCGTATATACAGTGAAATTATTTCAGCCCTGGGGATCCTGCCCCGCGGGCATTTAGTTGAGGCCGACAGGCAAAGGCTGGTTTCAGGCTATACAGGGCAGACGGCCATTCAGACCTCGGAAGTTATTGACCAGGCTCTTGGCGGCACACTTTTTATTGACGAGGCCTACAGCCTGGTTAAAAAGTCGGGCGGCGGGCAGGATTTCGGCCAGGAGGCAATTGACACACTCTTAAAGAGGATGGAAGACGACCGCGACAAGTTTATTGTTATTGCCGCCGGGTACACCGATGAAATGAAAAATTTTCTGGAGAGTAATCCCGGACTCAGGTCGCGCTTTACAAAAACCATTACATTTGAGGATTATAACCCCGACGACCTGCTTGAGATAACGCTTTCCATGGTCTCCCAAAAAGGCTTCTCACTTGAAAGTGATGCAAGGGAGCCTTTAAGAAAATACTACAACACGCTTTACAGAAACCGCGATAAATCCTTCGGCAACGCCAGAATTGTAAGAAACCTTGTTGAAAGCGCACTGAAAAACCAGATGCTCCGCATGTCTGAAATGCCCGAGGCCAGGAGAACCGAAACCGAAGCCGGAACCATAAAACTTGCGGATATGAAGAGCCTGATTTACGGCGCAAGTGAGAAGAGAAGCTTCAGGGTAGAAGGCGACATAGAGCAGCTGAACCACTGCATGCAGGAGCTTAAAAACCTGACCGGGCTTCTGCAGGTAAAAAAGACGGTCGAGAAACTCGTCTCGGGCCTGAAAGTGGCGAAGCTAAGGGAGAAAAGAGGCCTTTCAGTTATTGAGAAAAATATGCACGCTGTTTTCCTGGGAAACCCGGGAACCGGAAAAACAACGGTTGCACGCCTTTTGAGCAGGATATATAAAGAGATGGGACTCCTGGAAAAGGGGCATTTAGTTGAAGTTGACCGGGCCTCGCTTGTTGCAGGATACCAGGGGCAGACGGCAATTAAAACTGATGAAGTTATCCGTCAGGCACTGGGCGGCACACTCTTTATTGACGAGGCATACACACTTTCCAG is a genomic window containing:
- a CDS encoding NADH-quinone oxidoreductase subunit NuoF, translated to MKTFLDKCCDECWHSLEKPCSQFVTCCTEGPLCHHNSECQEKFISLNKQLTFKEHDLPVIFIGMGTCGLASGAKKVEEAIVNELKRLNINARIVATGCIGYCAKEVIVDIKLPGQDRISYCEIVPKIVPKLIQRTIVEKGVFKEKLLGTHGKSTPEVPNINEDPFFKHQLKVVLENCGIIDPVSIDAYLSVGGFKGFDKVLRLMKPEGVVKEVLASGLRGRGGGGFPTGKKWELALKNKSDVKYIICNADEGDPGAFMDRSVLESDPYRIIEGMLIAAYAIEATNGYIYCRAEYPLAIERLENSIKECRKYGLLGKNILGSNFSFDLKVKKGAGAFVCGEETALIASIEGKRGMPKPRPPYPANSGLWGKPTIINNVETFANVPAVIARGSGWFSSIGTQSSKGTKVFALSGKIKNSGLVEVPMGVTLEDVVFKIGGGIPNNKLFKAVQIGGPSGGCLPDSVIKTQVDYESLKTVGAMMGSGGFVVMDEDTCMVDIARFFLSFIQNESCGKCVPCREGTKRMLEIIERIPRSYKNTKDKLDQLQRFKGVVHLQRLADVIKDTSLCGLGQTAPNPVLSGLRYFKEEYEAHLYDRKCPAGVCKELLTFTIDNSICSGCGLCLKKCPNEAIAGEKGQAHYIIQDKCIQCGMCFESCRFKAIEIN
- the nuoE gene encoding NADH-quinone oxidoreductase subunit NuoE; translation: MHSNIFSNYPPKDKSNLISLLQEVQNIYGYLPESALMDISEFLDMPLSRIYGVATFYNQFRLKPLGKNIIRVCRGTACHVKGSANLLFALETALNCKAGETTRDKNFTLEVVACIGACSIAPVIVVNDDYYGRATVKDIPRILKKYTASEVSSEKIEEQITSEQ
- the purE gene encoding 5-(carboxyamino)imidazole ribonucleotide mutase, with protein sequence MENFSPQIAIIMGSDSDLPVMKEAASVCDQFGVMFELKIISAHRTPHMLAEYATEAINRGIKVIIAGAGGAAHLPGVTAAYTPLPVIGVPILSKSLNGLDSLLSIVQMPSGIPVATVAIGGAKNAALLAIQILAVEDKGLLEKVKNYKKKLAEESAAKNNAIG
- a CDS encoding DUF2807 domain-containing protein; protein product: MKRVLLASALLFLVFAGCHGFGFNCHGFGGVRGSGISREETRSLSDFNAVDIGGAYEVNITCGSTPGVTISAESNILPLIKSEISGNTLHIYNTKSINPKKKIKVNITASNIDEVETSGASNITVENVNNDRIKLDASGAGKMYLSGKTGMLRLSLSGAVKVEARDLLADNANVEISGASKAEVYASKELRADISGVGSLDYYGNPKNVRRSVSGIGSITEK